The following coding sequences lie in one Liolophura sinensis isolate JHLJ2023 chromosome 4, CUHK_Ljap_v2, whole genome shotgun sequence genomic window:
- the LOC135464949 gene encoding temptin-like, giving the protein MSSFRHIVGLPVLVAVASVAIYGHRNYMDRIPNGYTVPNPCVPGQAWQASGHYDYLTESGPVNIFGDDFGGAGHRWTTELCRMDSDGDGRTNGQELGDPQCVWTPGATPQMNATGHPGVCEPMNSTRCPYDDSICL; this is encoded by the exons ATGTCCTCTTTCAGACATATTGTCGGTTTGCCCGTCCTTGTAGCAGTTGCAAGTGTTGCCATCTACGGTCATCGGAACTACATGGATCGCATTCCCAACGGTTATACCGTTCCAAACCCCTGCGTTCCAGGCCAAGCATGGCAGGCGTCCGGCCATTATGACTACCTCACTGAGTCAGGACCTGTGAATATTTTCGGGGAT GACTTTGGTGGTGCAGGGCATAGATGGACCACCGAACTTTGCCGAATGGATTCTGACGGAGATGGTCGAACTAACGGTCAAGAATTAGGGGACCCTCAATGCGTCTGGACCCCCGGGGCAACCCCACAGATGAATGCTACCGGACACCCAG GCGTCTGCGAACCGATGAATTCGACAAGATGCCCATATGATGACAGCATTTGTCTGTAa
- the LOC135464907 gene encoding eukaryotic translation initiation factor eIF1-like: protein MTDIKNLPTSSDPFADAAKDNDSGGDVQQGLIHIRIQQRNGRKTLTTVQGLSSAYDLRKIVKVCKKQFNCNGTVVEHPEHGEVIQLTGDQRNKVRDFLMEFGLAPANLLKVHGF from the exons ATCCATTTGCTGATGCAGCAAAGGATAATGATTCTGGTGGCGATGTTCAGCAGGGTCTGATACACATACGGATACAACAACGTAACGGTCGGAAAACGTTGACCACTGTCCAGGGGCTCAGCAGTGCGTACGACCTACGGAAAATTGTAAAAGTTTGTAAGAAG CAATTCAACTGCAACGGCACAGTGGTTGAACACCCGGAACATGGTGAAGTGATCCAACTCACAGGCGACCAACGGAACAAAGTTCGAGACTTCCTCATGGAGTTCGGATTAGCTCCAGCTAATCTGTTAAAG GTCCATGGTTTCTAA